Within the Nitrosococcus wardiae genome, the region CCTTTAATTTCTCATCCCTATTGAAAAAACATGCATTATGTTTAATCCTGGTGATCACCCTTACCAACTCATTTTCTGTACTTGCCCCGACCAAGAGGTGGCCAAAAGGCTCGCGACTTTATTGGTAGAAAACCACCATGCCGCTTGCGCGAATATTGTCCCGGGATTGACTTCAGTGTACCGTTGGCAGGGAAAAATCGAAACTGACAGTGAATGCTTGCTATTGATTAAGTCCCGCGCCGATCATTATCCAGCAGTAGAGCAGATTATCAGAGAACAGCATCCCTATGAACTTCCCGAAATCATTGCTGTCACTATCGGCAACGGCCTGGATGGCTATTTGCGTTGGATAGACGAAGAATTACACCAGCAATCATGAGAACATTCTTTGCTTTCGCTTTAATGCTGCTTACCGGTACTTCAGCTTCTGCCGGTCTGCTAGACCGGTTGGGGTTCGGAGAAACCGAGAAGCCCCCTCTGCTGAAGGTTGACCAGGCTTTTATCTATGACGCCGCAGTGGAAGACGGTAACACCCTAATGGCGCGGGTGAATATCGTCGAAGGCTACTACCTGTACCGGGACAAGTTCACCTTTCAGATCCTCGAACCGCCGGGAGTGACTGTCTCCACGGTGAAGCTGCCACCCGGCAAGGCCAAAGAGGATCAATTTTTCGGTTCCACAGAGGTTTATGAGGGCCAAACCGAGGTCCAAATTCCCATCAGGCTAAACCGCCAAGACACAGCAGCCGAAACAGTGATTTTGGAAGCATCCTTGCAAGGATGTTCCGAAATTCACGGCATTTGCTACCCTCCCACGACCCAGAAAATTAGCCTGGAATTGCCTCCACCCTCCGCCGACGGAGTGAATCCCATAGAAACAGGCCCAGGGTCGGCACCAGGGGAAACCCCAGGTATTTCCCTTCCTGCCCAAGACCGCATCGTCCAGGCCCTATTTAATGACCAGAATTGGCTTACCCTGGCAGCCTTTTTTGGCTTTGGACTATTGTTAGCTTTCACCCCCTGCGTTTTTCCCATGATTCCTATTTTGTCAGGGATCATTGTCGGTCAAGGCAAAAACATCACCACCCGGCGCAGTTTTATGCTGTCCCTCATGTATGTCCTTGCCATGGCATTAACTTATACCGTGGCGGGCATTATCGCCGGACTCGTAGGAGAAAACCTGCAGGCCACTTTTCAGCATCCCGGTATCCTGGTGGGCGCCAGCTTGGTCTTCGTACTGCTGGCCCTTTCCATGTTTGATTTATACCACTTCCAGCTACCTACACGCTTCCAGAATCGGCTGTTTCATATCAGCCAGAAACAGCAAGGGGGCACCCTCTTAGGAGCAGGGCTCATGGGCTTATTTTCGGCCCTTATTGTCGGCCCTTGTGTTGCCCCCCCTTTGGCCGGCGCTTTGATCTATATCGGAGAAAGCGGGGATGCCCTATTAGGAGGATCTGCTCTCTTTGCCTTGAGTATGGGCATGGGCACTCCCTTGCTAGTTTTTGGCACGTCAGCAGGCAAGCTGTTACCGCGTACCGGTGGCTGGATGCAACCGGTTAAGTATCTCTTTGGAGTCTTATTGCTTGCCGTTGCCATCTGGCTGCTCTCGCGCATTCTTCCCCACCCCGTCATTATGCTCCTTTGGGGGGCTCTATTTATTATCTCTGCCGTCTATCTCGGCGCGCTGGAGACGCTAGGAGCCGATAGTACAGGCTGGAGCAAGCTATGGAAGGGAACCGGGCTGATCTCCTTAGTTTATGGAATCCTACTCATTGTAGGCGCGGCCAGTGGTAGTGGCACCGAGTGGCAACCCTTACGGGGATTGATGGTGGCCCAATCGACCGATGCGCCAAACACGGAGAGTCTAAATTTCCGCTCTATAAAAGGACCTGAGGGTCTGCAACTTGCTCTCCAGGAGGCGGGAGATCGCTTAGTTATGCTAGACTTTTACGCTGACTGGTGTGTAGATTGCAAGCGGATGGAAGCTACCACTTTCAGCGATCCCACGGTGAGGAATGCACTCCGCAATACCGTATTATTGCAAACCGATGTGACCGCTTACGACGAAAAAGATAAGGCATTGCTTAACCAATTTTCTCTTTATGGTCCTCCCTCAGTGCTCTTTTTTGGGCCGGATGGCACGGAGCTTAAGAGAGTACGGCTCATCGGCGAAGCTTCACCGAAAGAATTCCTAAAACACCTGCAGCAAGTCAACGCTCTGCTGGCACAGCAAACACCAAAGGGGGCATGATCTTGAGCAAAATTATCCGCTGGCCTTTAATACTTGCCGCTGCCTTGCTAGCCAGTATCGGGGGTTACGCCCTATACCAAGCACAGCAAAACGATTACCCTACCACGGGGCCACTCCGACCGGTATTCCAACTCCCAGATGTTAACGGGATGGAACACGATATCCGGGAGTGGGACGGCAAGGTGCTGGTGATAAACTTTTGGGCGACCTGGTGTCCGCCGTGCCTAAAAGAAATTCCTGAATTCATTGAATTGCAAAAGTCACTGGGGGAAAAGGGACTCCAGTTCATTGGAGTCGCTATTGACACCCCGGATAAAGTCAAAGCATTTATCGAGGAGCATGGCATTAACTACCCAGTCCTCGTGAGCGAGGAAAAAGGCTCCGTAATAGCTACGGATTATGGTAACGATTTAGGAGTAGTCCCCTATACCGCCTTTGTTAACCGCGCGGGCCAAATCACTCATACCCATGCAGGAGCCTTAGACAAAGAGACCACAAAAAACTTTATCTTGCCACTGCTATAGCCGAGAAATATTGCTCCCAGCGAGGTACAATACTCGACCTACCAGGATTTCTAGCTTGGTTTTTAATTGCGCCTATCGGTGAGTTGTCAGGCATAAGGGGAATAGCGGTACCATCTCCGTTATTGGGTCCCAAATCGCCAATATCTAGACATTTAACAACAAAAAGTGCACAATTCGCGGCAAATTAATAATCTGCCTAAGGAACAGTATGCCGCCGACCTTGTTAATCCAATCCTCTCCAAATTATGGCAAACCTACTGGTCATCCACGGCCCTAATCTTAATTTACTGGGTACTCGGGAACCAAAACACTATGGCTCCACTACTTTGGAAGCCATAAATGCCCGCCTGGAACAACAGGCGGTCCAGGCGGGTCATCGCTTAACCTGCTTCCAAGCCAATGCAGAATATGCTCTCATCGAGCGCATTCAGGCGACCATCCATGAGGATATCCATTTTATTATTATTAACCCGGCAGCGTTTACCCATACCAGCATCGCCTTGCGGGATGTCTTAACCGCTGTAGCCATACCTTTTATTGAGGTGCACTTATCGAATATCCATGGTCGAGAAGCATTCCGCCGTTATTCCTATTTCTCTGATATTGCCGAAGGAGTTATCAGTGGGTTGGGACCTATAGGCTATGAATTGGCTTTGCAAGCGGCACTCGCGCGGTTCTTACCTCCTTAAAGCCCAGTATTTTTGCTGATTAACGGTGTTTTTGCTGATTTAGACGAGACATTTATGGACATACGAAAGATCAAGAAGTTGATTGAATTGCTCGAAGCCTCTGATATTGATGAGCTCGAAATCCATGAAGGAGAGGAATCTGTCCGTATTTGTCGCCATAGTCAATCTCCGGCCCTCCCCCCAACTCCAGTAGCACCAACCGCGATTCCTCCTGAGCCTCCGCCCCCCAAAGAGGCCCTCCCCAAAAAGGAAGAAGAAATTCCTTCTGGCCATATCGTCAAGTCACCGATGGTGGGTACTTTTTACCAATCCCCAACACCAGGGACAAAGCCATTTGTAGAGATTGGACATCAGGTTGCGATGGGGGATGTGCTCTGCATCATCGAAGCCATGAAAATGTTCAATCAAATCGAGGCTGATCAAGCGGGAACCATTGCTGCCATCCTCGTTGAGAATGGACAACCGGTGGAGTACGGTCAGCCCTTATTTGTCATAAAGTAATTCCATGCTGGATAAGGTTGTTATCGCAAACCGGGGCGAGATTGCCCTGCGTATTCTACGGGCTTGCCGGGAATTAGGCATCCGGACAGTGGCTATCCACTCCGAGGTGGATCGCGAACTCAAGCATGTTTTGCTTGCAGATGAGACCGTCTGTATCGGACCCGCGGCATCATTTCAAAGTTACCTAAATATCCCCGCCGTGATCAGCGTTGCCGAAATTACCGATGCCATTGCTATCCATCCCGGTTATGGCTTTCTGGCTGAAAATGCTGATTTTGCCGAACGAGTTGAGCAAAGCGGCTTTGTCTTCATCGGCCCACGCGCCGAAACTATCCGCCTGATGGGCGATAAAGTCTCCGCCATTAAAGCCATGAAGTCCTCTGGTGTTCCTTGTGTGCCTGGCTCTGGAGGGCCACTTGGGGAAGATAACGAGGAAAATCTAGCGATTGCCAGAGAAATTGGCTATCCGGTCATGATCAAGGCTGCAGGCGGCGGTGGTGGCCGGGGTATGCGGGTGGTGCATTCTGAAGCGCACCTGCTAACGGCTATTTCCCTCACTCGGACGGAAGCCGGCGCTGCCTTTGGCAATGAGATGGTTTACATGGAAAAATATTTGGAAAACCCTCGCCATGTGGAATTCCAGGTTCTGGCTGATACCTATGGTCAGGCTATCCACCTTGGTGAGCGGGACTGTTCTATGCAACGCCGCCACCAAAAGGTCATTGAGGAGGCACCTGCCCCCGGCATCACGGATGAGCAACGACAGCGTATGGGTGAAATCTGCGCCGAAGCCTGCCGCAAAATCGGTTATCGAGGAGCCGGCACATTCGAATTTCTCTATCAAGATGGCGAGTTTTATTTCATTGAGATGAATACCCGAGTCCAAGTAGAACACCCGGTGACCGAAATGATCACGGGCATCGATATTGTCAAAGAGCAATTCCGTATTGCTGCCGGAGAGAAACTCAGCTATCGCCAGGAAGATATTGAAATCCGAGGCCATGCCATTGAGTGCCGGGTCAATGCAGAGGATCCACGCAATTTCATGCCCAGTCCTGGGACAGTTGCCATGTACCATGCGCCCGGCGGCCCGGGAATAAGGGTCGACTCCCACCTGTACACGGGCTATACGGTCCCGCCCCACTACGATTCTTTGATTGGCAAAATCATCGCCCATGGGGAAACTCGCGAATCCGCCATTGCACGCATGCAAACAGCCCTCACTGAACTGGTCATCGAAGGCATTAAGAGCAATGCTCCCCTCCACCAAGATATCCTGAGGAACGCTCACTTTCGGGCTGGGGGCACGAATATCCACTATTTAGAACGAATGCTCGGGCTATAATCTCCTGCAGATATTTGATGGCTTGGATTCAGCTTTACTTCGAGATCAATGCCGACAAGGTCGAGCACTTATCAAACCAATTAAGCGAGATAGGCGCCGCGGCGGTAACTCTACTAGATGCCGCCGACCAGCCTCTTCTTGAGCCACCACCAGGAGATACCCCCTTGTGGACGCAAACCCGCGTGAGTGCTCTCTTCCCTGTGGGCACTGATCTAGACACTCTGCTGGAGATATTGAGACGGGATTGGGCCCCAGGAACGTTTCCTGCCCATTATTGGGAAATCCTAGCAGACCAGGATTGGGAACGGGCCTGGATGACCCACTTTAAGCCGCTGCAGTTTGGCTCGCGACTTTGGATTTGCCCCAGTTGGCTCCCTCCCCCTGATCCCACAGCGGTAAATGTCTTGCTTGATCCTGGCCTGGCCTTTGGTACGGGCACCCACCCCACCACAGCGTTATGCCTAGAGTGGCTTGCCAACGCCAATCTCAGTCAAGCCCAGATTATCGACTACGGTTGCGGCTCCGGCATTCTGGCAATAGCAGCCCTTAAGCTGGGGGCGGCGGCAGCTTTTGCGGTCGACTATGATTCCCAAGCCCTACTGGCCACCCAAGCAAATGCGGCCTGTAATGGGGTGGCCTCTCAGCTTCAAGTCCTATCGCCCTCTGAACTTGCAGAAACCCAAGCTGACCTCTTGGTAGCGAATATCCTGGCTGGTCCTTTGCAGGAATTAGCCTCGTGCTTCGCTAAATTAGTTCATCCGGGGGCCCGTCTCGCTTTGTCAGGCATTACTTCGGATCAAGTCCAACAACTCATTCAGGCCTACCACCCCTGGTTCACTTTCGATGTTCCTGTGATCAGAGAGAATTGGGCCTTGCTGACTGGCTACCGTCACTAAAATAAGCTTAGACCTTTATCCAACTTGCAGTCAGGGGTATGATGATTGCCCCTCAGGTAATCCCTTCTGGTATCTGGAATTGAACTCGCGAGCAACAGCTCGCCGAAGCACAGGAAATTTTGATAGTTGATGTTACAAGCCGAGAGTGGTGGCCGCATGACCGACGAGCCTACACAAACAGAACCCTGCAAGCTAACCATCAGCGAGGAGCATCGTGATTCACCCATTAGAGAATGCCTCCGGCATGCACTCGACGAATATTTCGATCGTCTCAATGGGCACGACCCTGCCGATCTCTATGAAATTGTGATGAGGGAGATTGAGCCTCCATTGCTGGAAGCAACGTTGAAGCGTACTGGTGGCAATCAGACGAAAGCTGCTAAATTCTTGGGGATGAACCGCGGCACCCTTCGCAAAAAACTAAAGCAATACGGTATCAATGCCATTAATTGATACAATCCCGGGCCGATCTTTTAGGATTTGAAGTGAATCACAACTTCCCTGGCTTGGAAGTCCTAGGCCAGAACATCACTAAGGAAATCTATGAAACCGATAGCCCGCGCACTTATCAGCGTCTCCGACAAAACCGGAATAGTGGCGTTTGCACAGCAGCTCCAGACACAGGGTGTCGAAATCTTATCTAGTGGTGGTACCGCCCAACTACTCCAAAAGCACGGCATTAGAGTCATAGAAGTCTCTACTTATACCGGTTTCCCAGAGATGATGGGAGGACGCATCAAAACCCTCCATCCCAAGATCCATGGGGGCATCCTAGGGCGAAGGGAAATTGACACCGCCACCATGGCTGAGCATGGCATCAACCCCATTGACCTGGTGGTCGTCAATCTTTATCCCTTCGAGCAAACGGTGGCAAAACCAGATTGCGACTTAGCTACCGCCATTGAGAACATCGATATCGGTGGACCAACCCTGCTTCGGGCCGCGGCCAAAAACTATGCCGCAGTCACCGTCATCGTTGATCCAGCCGACTATGAGCAAGTCCTCACCGAAATAGCGGCCAACGACGGTGCTGTCTCACCCTCTGCCCGCTTCAAATTGGCAGTAAAAAGCTTCGAACACAGCGCCCGCTACGATGCTGCTATAGCTAATTACCTGGGAACACTTAACCCGGAAGGTGAAAAGAGTGTGTTTCCCCACAGCTACAGTATCCAATTTGCCAAAAAGCAAGAAATGCGCTACGGAGAAAATCCTCATCAGCGGGCAGCCTTCTATGTGGAACATGCTCCCCCAGAAGGCACTATTGCCGCTGCCCAACAACTACAAGGAAAAGCCCTTTCCTTTAATAATATTGCTGATACAGATGCTGCTTTAGAATGTGTGAAAGCTTTTCATGAGACCCCTACCTGTGTCATTGTAAAACATGCTAACCCCTGTGGAGTAGCCACCGGAGAAGACCCGCAAACAGCCTACGAACGGGCCTATAGTGCTGATCCTAGTTCTGCGTTTGGCGGCATTATCGCTTTTAACCGGCCGCTGGATGCCGCCACTGCACAAACCATCATTGAACGCCAATTTGTTGAAGTGATTATTGCTCCCGCAGTGGAAGCCGCAGCCCAGAAGATCCTCGCTACTAAGCCCAATGTCCGGGTAATGGCCTGTGGTGAATGGCCACTGCAGGCAACGGCTGGATTGGATTACAAGCGGGTTGCTGGCGGTCTATTGCTCCAGGATCAGGATATCAATACAGTGCCTTTGGAAGCACTTCGTACCGTGACGGAACGATCACCGACTTCTCAGGAACTCAAGGATCTCCTATTTGCCTGGCGTGTGGTGAAATTTGTCAAATCCAATGGGATTGTCTATGCCAAGGGCGAACAAACAGTGGGAATTGGCGCTGGACAAACCAGCCGGGTGATGAGTAGCCAAATTGCAGGACTTAAAGCGAAGGAGGCCGGGTTCTCGATCCAAGACGCAGTTCTGGCTTCAGATGCCTTTTTTCCCTTCCGGGACGGCTTGGACGCGGCTGCTAAAGAGGGCATCAGTGCTGTTATCCAGCCAGGCGGTTCCAAACGCGATGAGGAAGTGATCGCTGCTGCCAACGAACAGAATATGGCAATGATCTTTACTGGAATGCGCCATTTCCGCCACTAAGCCCTAACCCAAATGGTCACCAGTCTACAATCCTGGAGGGATAAAGAGTTCTAGGGGTTCCCCAAGAGTTATAGCCCCGGCCGTGATAGCCCAAACGCTTATCTCCTCTAGCCAAGGCCCCAGTACCCTGTACTATGCTCGCCACAGTACCTGCTATCCTACTCCATAAGGACATTCGGCAACGCTTCTTCCTCCTCAATCGCCATCGCCTTGGGCGCGTCCGCGAATCGTTATGGCCGCGACAACGGGTTTTCCTCGATGTATTGCCGCTGTTATTCCATACTAACCATCCTCTCTTGCCTGGTTTCTCAGGTACCAGCATCCCCTGTGGAGTTTCTAACTACTCCCCCACAGCAACGGCCATTAAGGCCGGACAATGCATCAGCAAGGGCTTCGCCTACAAAAAGTGGGTCCCCTCCATCCATCCGATTTATGGGCTTTTCCTTATGGGAAGTAGTGGCACAGTAGCCCAATCCAAGCAAAGTGATTTCGATATCTGGGTTTGTTGCCGCCCCGGATTACCGCAAACTGATAGAGAAAGCCTGCAAGTCAAATCTACCCTCATTGAGGCCTGGGCAGCAGAGCTTGGAATGGAAGTACACTTTTTCCTGATTGATGAAGAAGAGATCCGGGAAGGACGTTTTGAATCCCTATCGAGAATCAGCAGTGGCTCTGCCCAACGTTATCTATTACTGGATGAATTTTATCGGACTGGGCTGTTAGTTGCTGGGCGCTCGCCTTTGTGGTGGCTTATTCCTCCCGAATGCGAGCCCTATTATGAGGACTTAGTGCAAAAACTCTCGCGCAAACACTTGCTCCGGACCAATGATTACCTGAATTTTGGTGGTATCCCCCAGCTACCTGCAGCAGAGTTTTCCAGTGCTGCCCTCTGGCAGTTCAATAAAGCCATCGATTCGCCCTACAAGTCATTGCTCAAATTACTGCTGATGGAATGCTATGCTTCCGAGTACCCCCATATCGACCTGCTTTGCCGGCATTATAAACGGGCAGTCTATGCTGGCAAAACCAACCTCAATGAGCTGGATCCCTATGTCATGATGTTGCAAAAAGTGGAAATCTATCTGCAGCATCGAGGGGAAACTGAACGCCTTGAATTGGCACGGTGCTGCTTCTACTTTAAAGCCAATGAACCCCTCAGCCGACCCGGGCGATCTGACCGTCCCGCCTGGCGCCGACAACTCCTACAAGCGTTGAGCGCTTCATGGGGTTGGGGCCAGACCCGACTACTTCAATTAGACAGCCGTTCAGAATGGAAGATCCCCCAAGTCATAAAAGAACGACAACGGTTAGTGGATCAGTTAACTTATAGTTATCGCCGTTTGTCCCATTATGTCGGCGCTCAAACGAGGCAAACCCCCCAGACCCAGCAGGATTTGCATATCTTGGGACGCAAACTATATGCCGCTTTCGGGCGTAAAACTGGGAAAATTGAATATACCAACCTAGAAATCTCCACCAATCTTAGGGAAGAATGGCTGTCATTTTATCAATTAGAGCAGCCCAACTGTCCTGCAGGATGGATTTTATACCGGGGACGTCTTACCTCCGGAAACCATAGCACCGCCCTCAAACATGGCCACAATGTCATAGAACTTCTGGTCTGGGCCCATTTCAATGGCCTCATCAATCATGGAACTCACCTTGCAGCCTACTCTAAGAACGGCATGCCTAAGCCCCTTGAGCTGCAAACTTTGCAAGCGCAGCTACAAAAGCTATTTCCCCACTCTTGTCTCCATGGACAAACATTAGATAACTATGCTACTCCTCCGCTCATTGAGCGGGCGGTGGTTTTTATCAACGTGGGCATTGATCCCATGGCCCATCGCACCCGCCAAGGAATACACCTTACCAGTACCCGTGCCGATCCATTGAGTTATGGAGGAGTTAGGGAAAATTTCGTCCTTTCTCTTGAGATGGTGTTGTTGTCAAGCTGGAAAGAAGTCCTAGTCATCCCCTATAGGGGGAACCAAGGTATCTTAGAGTGTCTCAGTGAGTACTTCCGGTGGGCCCCTTTAGCAGAAGGCCAACCACCGCCACCGCTCATTGCCGGCTGCTACTCCACAAGCCATGGGCGGCACATCGCCGAACGGATCGAGATCCTGTTCCAGGATATCGTGGCCTGCTATTATCAAAATTATCCTCCCCATACGCGGTATGTATTGGGGATAGGGCAATATTACTTTATCTTGTGGTTCGAAAACGATAATTTGTATACTGAAAAACTGCCTAGCATGGAAGCACTGCTAAAAGCCCTAGGGCGTCCTCAACCCATTTTTACGCCCGTATTCTTGGACCGACGCCTTTCTCATTGTGCCTTGTTGCATCGCTTGTTTGAAGCTAATCTGCCAAGACAGGTACAGTGCTTCTACCGCGCTCAATCCAAAAGGATTGAACTTTTTATCTTAGACGAGCGTGGCTCGTTATTTCACCAAATCTATCCTGAGACCGACGCGAAAACACTGTTGGATCACTATTCACGCTTTCTTGATGCTATTGTCGAACGCCTCAATTTAATGCTTTCACCGGGATATCACAATACAGTTGTGGATAAAACAATCTATTATCGGCTATGTCAAAGTAGCTACGGACCTTGGATAATCGAACGCATACAGCCCGCCCCTCTTCCTCAAGCCAGTACCTATTTCCAGGTCCAAGTGCTAGGCGATGTACTGGATAATAATAAGGTTTTCACCGTTTTTTGTGATAACCGAGAGTTTTCTGCTTTTGAATATGGCGCCGATCTCTACCAAGAGGTGGCCCGCCACATACTCCAGCAACGAACAAACCATGAACCGTATCCTATCTATATCACCGATCTCGATCTCTCACCTGCCTTGCTCGATCGCGAATCCCTGGGTTCTCTCCAAACCGTGCATCTTCTTAACTATAAGCGTGTTATTGAAGATCAACTCAATCAAGCGCTTACCGAAGTCACCGCTGATTAAGACTTCCGCTCCCCCCCACTCAGCTTTTATTATTATTTAACCATTTTTCAATGAAGGACAAAAACTATGATTAGAGCGGGTATCGTGGGTGGAACAGGGTACACAGGAGTAGAGTTGCTACGCCTGCTTATTAACCACCCAAATGTTGAAATCGCCGCCATCACCTCTCGCACAGAGGTCGGCACTGCAGTGAGCGAACTGTTTCCAAACCTTCGGGGCCATTTGGAGCTTCATTTTACCGAACCTGAACCCACCCACTTAGCTGATGAGTGTGATGTGGTCTTTTTTGCTACTCCCCATGGGGTAGCTATGGACATGGTACCCGCACTACTAGCGCGAGATACCCGAGTGATTGATCTATCCGCTGATTTTCGCCTTTCTGATCCAGTAGTATGGGAACGCTGGTATGGGCGCCCCCACGCAGCTCCTAATTTATTAGCTGAAGCGGTCTATGGTCTACCGGAGATCAATCGAGAGGCAATCCGCCAGGCGCGTCTGGTCGCCTGCCCAGGGTGCTACCCTACAGCAGTCCAACTAGGATTTCTGCCCCTATTAGAGCAACAACTAGTGGACCCGGGCCGGCTTATCGCTGATGCAAAGTCGGGTGTGAGCGGGGCTGGCCGCAAAGCGTCTCTGGGGACCCTTCTTTGCGAGGCGAGTGAAAACTTTAAAG harbors:
- a CDS encoding class I adenylate cyclase, whose translation is MLATVPAILLHKDIRQRFFLLNRHRLGRVRESLWPRQRVFLDVLPLLFHTNHPLLPGFSGTSIPCGVSNYSPTATAIKAGQCISKGFAYKKWVPSIHPIYGLFLMGSSGTVAQSKQSDFDIWVCCRPGLPQTDRESLQVKSTLIEAWAAELGMEVHFFLIDEEEIREGRFESLSRISSGSAQRYLLLDEFYRTGLLVAGRSPLWWLIPPECEPYYEDLVQKLSRKHLLRTNDYLNFGGIPQLPAAEFSSAALWQFNKAIDSPYKSLLKLLLMECYASEYPHIDLLCRHYKRAVYAGKTNLNELDPYVMMLQKVEIYLQHRGETERLELARCCFYFKANEPLSRPGRSDRPAWRRQLLQALSASWGWGQTRLLQLDSRSEWKIPQVIKERQRLVDQLTYSYRRLSHYVGAQTRQTPQTQQDLHILGRKLYAAFGRKTGKIEYTNLEISTNLREEWLSFYQLEQPNCPAGWILYRGRLTSGNHSTALKHGHNVIELLVWAHFNGLINHGTHLAAYSKNGMPKPLELQTLQAQLQKLFPHSCLHGQTLDNYATPPLIERAVVFINVGIDPMAHRTRQGIHLTSTRADPLSYGGVRENFVLSLEMVLLSSWKEVLVIPYRGNQGILECLSEYFRWAPLAEGQPPPPLIAGCYSTSHGRHIAERIEILFQDIVACYYQNYPPHTRYVLGIGQYYFILWFENDNLYTEKLPSMEALLKALGRPQPIFTPVFLDRRLSHCALLHRLFEANLPRQVQCFYRAQSKRIELFILDERGSLFHQIYPETDAKTLLDHYSRFLDAIVERLNLMLSPGYHNTVVDKTIYYRLCQSSYGPWIIERIQPAPLPQASTYFQVQVLGDVLDNNKVFTVFCDNREFSAFEYGADLYQEVARHILQQRTNHEPYPIYITDLDLSPALLDRESLGSLQTVHLLNYKRVIEDQLNQALTEVTAD
- the argC gene encoding N-acetyl-gamma-glutamyl-phosphate reductase — encoded protein: MIRAGIVGGTGYTGVELLRLLINHPNVEIAAITSRTEVGTAVSELFPNLRGHLELHFTEPEPTHLADECDVVFFATPHGVAMDMVPALLARDTRVIDLSADFRLSDPVVWERWYGRPHAAPNLLAEAVYGLPEINREAIRQARLVACPGCYPTAVQLGFLPLLEQQLVDPGRLIADAKSGVSGAGRKASLGTLLCEASENFKAYGVSGHRHLPEIIQGLHQVSQTPVGLTFVPHLIPMIRGIHATLYAQLQQETDLQAVYEQRYATAPFVDVLPPGSQPETRSVRGSNMCRLAVHRPSAGNTVIVLSVTDNLVKGASGQAVQNMNLMFGQEETCGLTSIAVIP